A region of the Deinococcus hopiensis KR-140 genome:
GCATGCAGGCGCATGGACGAAAGCTGAGGCCCTGCAACACCTCTCGAATGCGCGGATCTGGGAAATGCTGAGGGCGGAAGTGCTGGGCGTCAAACCGACACCGATGGGTCCCCTGATTGTTCTCCTTGCCCATGGCCGCCAGGCGGTCTACGGCTACAGCAGCGGCGCAGTGAGCCTGAACCGTCAGGTCGACAGGGCCTATTTTCGCCTCGCCTTGTCGCACCTGGGGTGGTCATGTCCAGGGCCAGACGGTCCGACCCTTCTATTGAGCGATTTTAGCCTACCTGGCCAATTTGTGGAGGTCGAAACGGACGCAGGTCTGGCGCTGGTAGGAGCCAAATTGATGGGCAACGGATACAGCAGCAAGCACATTGGCCGCATCGCTGATCGGATGCACAGCACGGCACTTTACCGAAACTTCAACGTCATCGTCCTGACGCCGAGTCCTCGGAAGGGCCAGACACAGGTTGAAAAGCACAAGGCGTTCCTGAAGGTGATTCACGTGCTGCCGAATACGGGTGACACGGGCCACACTCAGGTCTTCAAGATCGAGGGGAGCCCGACTGCGCTCCCGGCTGGGCCCTACCTCAGTGGAGAGGCGTGGCGAAACGACCAGCAGTACCTCGCACTGCCTAAGCGAGTGCTCCACACGCTGCAACAGTCCCGCTCCGACCGTATGGAGCAGGCGCTGCTGAGCCTGGAGTGCGACGGCGTGATGAGCGCTGCCCAGCTGCTCCGTTTCTACGGTCTGGTGCCGGAGGATTTCCCGGGCAGCTGGGGGATCAAGGCGCTCCTCAGGACCACGCCCTCTCAACGCACAAGTGAGCAGCGGGTGGTGTTCCTGACCCTCAGCCGGAAGCTGGCCCGCCTTGACGAACACCGCCTGGCCCACCGGGCAGGGACAGGTCGTGCCCGGCACCTGCTGAACATTCCTCCAGACAAAAACAGGTGGATAGCCGAGTACCGGGGACGGTTGAAATCCGAGGAGCCCGACGCGCTGTACACCACCCTGGAAGGTGAGGAAGTGGCCATCGAGTATGACGACGGGACCTACTCGTCGGACGTGATTGACCGCAAGCTCAGGACGTTTCGGGACCGCGGTTTTGCGGGCACCATCTGGGCGGTGAGCAATCCCTTGCGGCAACGGAATTTGACGGAAAGAATTGGCTCGCGACTCCGTCAGGAAATCCTTCTGGCGGAGTGGTGGAAGTAAGCGGAAGGCGGTGGAGCACGCAGCATCCGGTGGGCCCAAGTCAGGTCTGCCGGATACTTATTTCAAGGTAGAGAGCAGCAGTGCCCCGAAGTGGCGGTCTGGGACATGCAGAAGTAACGTGGGCGAGGGCAACCCGGACATGGTGAAGAAGAGGGGGACGGTCCTGGAGAGGGCAACGCGGACGTACAGAAGAAGAGGGCATCATCTTCAATCAGCTAGAAGAGAAAAGTGTTCCTGCACGCGCTGACCGCCAAGACCTGACTTGAGCCCGGCCCATGCTGTGGCCACCCTGCTTCGTGGGTTGCCCAACCACACCGTGGTCCTGGTGAACGGGTCAAGAAGGCTGCTGTCAGGGGGCAGAAGCCATTCCAACGTCCCCATACCAACCCTGCAATTCATGCCTGGTCGTTCCCGCTTTCGGAGCATCCAACGCTTCTACAAATGCCGTGAATTCCTCTGATTCCCGGAAGAAACCGTACTCCGCAATCATGCCTATGGAGTGGCCAAACAGGCCGCCACCTATGCGCCACACGCCATGTCGGGCGATGGTCCAAAGGACCGCCTTTTCCAGCCCTGTGAAGGCGCGTTCTGTGGGCGCGATACATTCGGGAAGCCGCAGCCTCAGGAGGGCTACCATAAGGGTCAGGTTCGTCTCCAGATCTGCCTCCTCAAGCGCCGCCGCCCGCTGAATGCCATGGATGATCTCGCCTTCCAGCAAGAACCGGTTCAGCGCGTCGGTGCGCGTAAGACCCACCAGACTCCTCAGGCTGTGGTTGTGCGAAAGCAGGAACGTCGCGCCCTCCACCTCGGTACAGAGGTGACGGAGCAGGACCGTGACGGCCTCCTCACTGCGGACGCCGAGTTGAGCCTCCGGCGGGTCGGCAAAGAGGAGCCGCTACTCGTAGATTTTTCCGCAGTAGAGAAATTCTGCGAAGCCTCGCCAGCTGGGTTCCGCAAGAAAATCATTGCGCCCTTCGTTGTCCTGGACGCACCGAAGAGCACCATCGAGATAGCTTTCGATCCTGGTGTTCTGCCAATCGAGCGCCCCCGACCACCGATGGGCTTCCGGACCACTGGCTTCCATTTGGCTCGCCTGTCCACGCTCGTCAATAAGCAGTTGAACGAAGGCGAGGAAGGTGGCTCGGTCATGTACGGCCTCAAGAGCCTCGAACAGGGTGTTGGCTGTCACACCCTATTTTGGCCAGGTTCGTCCTTCCTCCCATACGTTGCCTACACGCTGTAGCCACAGCCAGGGTGACCTGCTCCAGAGGCGTCAAACCCTCAAAAGAAGTCAGGGCTTCCTGAATGCGGAGGTCCTCCGCAACCCGTCCGAGCAGGCCGAAGGTGAGCAGGTAGGCCGCCCGGTCCACGGCATTTTCTGACCCTTCCGATAGGGCCACGACTGCGGGCAGGATCAGGCCAGAAAGGACAAGGGCGTGAGGGGTTTCGAGGCGGATGGACGCCTCCTCTTCCAGGAGAAGCACCAGCGCCGGAGCCCGCGCTTCGACGGTTGGCACACCTCTTGGGGCCAGCTTTCCAAGGCCGCATTCACCTCAGCCTGCTCCTCGTCCCTCAGGTCGTCCCAGTCCTGGTCCAGAAGCGTGCGGGCGCACTCAGGCGAAGGAGGAATAGGCAAGGCCCCGAACGCTTCCTGGGGACCGAAGCCCTGGGGAATGGGGAGGCCTCAGGATGCCGACCACCTGCGTCCTGGCCCTGGTCGAGGCAGGAACCTGAGGCTGGGAGGCAGCTTCCACCAGAAGGAGGACTGCATAGGCGCGGACGGTCCAGCGGTTTCAGGACCGTGAGGAAGCTGCGCGAAGCGCGGTTCTTTCACCACTTCTCGGGGTCCCTGGACTCGGGTGAAGCCCCGAAACGTGGCGTTCAGAAAATCGATTTTTCTGAATCGTACCGCAGCATGGAAGGGTATGACATCAGACGAGACTCTTTTCCATGCCGACGACATCCAACTGCACGACTACCTCAATCCCGGCGGCGACCAGGGGCGACCCACTGAACCGCCGCAGACTCAGCCTGAGGAGACTCCACAGCCTGAGCCCAACCCACCGGCCCAGAACGGGCCAAATGAGCCCGCTCGGGCCGATTCCAACGACCCTCCGCAGAAGCCCACGGAATCCAAGCCACCAGAGCTGACCAACTCGCCGCGGCTCAAACCCGGTCGATCAGATCAAGCGAAGTCGGGTGCACCACAGCCGCGGGAATTCAAACGATTCAGCGAGCTCTTGAAACATGTTGATTCCAACGAATGTCACCTGATCCTGGCCAATTTTGAGGCTGGTCTGTTGGAGGGGCGGGTCAAGGCGGTTGGAGTCATAGACGTGAAGCGCGGGAAGGTCAAGTTTAAAAAGACAGTGGTCTGTGGCGACGGTCGCAAGCGGGTCATGAGCATTCAGGACGAGCTCGTTGTTGCCGACCCGGCCTTCTACGCCTGGCTGGCCGAGCAGAAGAAGGCCTCACAGTACGAAGTCCTGGTGTACCAGGGCGTCATCGGCATCCCTGAGACGCAGGTGGAGAGTGGTGAGCATGATTTCGACGCTTTGCTGCAGGCCCGTGTGGGTCGCCTGCGGTTGTCGTCCGCCTCGACGTCGCAGGCCGAGCAGCCTCGCAAGCGGAAGCGAAAGGAGGCAGAGGAGAAACCAGGGCCGGACGACAAAGCCGCTGAGTCCTGAGGTGAGGCCCGGATGCCCTGCCGCAAAGTGGTCCACTTCTGTGCCTGTGTGTCCGTATGCTCAGGCCATGCGGCCTGACAAGCGCGGTGTCCTGGAACTCTTCGAGCGTCCCCAGCGGTACGTGATTCCCCTCTATCAGCGGCGCTACGTGTGGACGGAGGAAAAGCAGTGGGAGCCATTGTGGGGGGACATCCGCCACCGCGCCGAGGCTGAACTCGAACGCCGTGGACGCGTCAAGCCCCACTTCCTGGGGGCCGTGGTGCTGGCGGGCGTCCGCACTTTCGGGCGCGAGTTGCAGGCCTTTGACGTCATTGATGGGCAGCAGCGGCTGACCACCTTCCAGCTGTTTCTCGCAGCCTTCCGCGACGTGGCGAAGGAGCTGGGCATCCACGCCCTGGAGCGCGAACTCGAACGTGTCACGGTCAATGACGGTTCCCTCAGTCACGACCTGGAGCGTTATAAGGTCTGGCCCACAAGGTTCGATCAGCCAGGGTTCCGGCGTGTCCTCGACCACGCGTCGGAAGAGGCCATCGAGCAGGAGGTGCGGGCGGCCCAACAGGACTTCCGGTTCGTGCCGAACACCCTGGCGGCCTACACCTACTTCCTGGGGGAACTGCGCACCTGGCTGGAAGAAGACCCTGCACAGCGCGGCGAAGCCCTCTTCACCGCTCTGCGCCGATACCTGCAGGTCGTCACCATCGAACTTGAAGACGACGACGATCCGCAGGTCATTTTCGAGACCCTGAATGCGCGCGGCGAGCCGCTGCAACCCGCTGACTTGGTGCGCAACCACATTTTCAGCGACGCCTCCCGCCGGGGTGAGAACGTCCACACCCTGTTTGAGCACTACTGGGCCCCGTTCGACGAGGACGGCAGCCTGTGGCGCACGGACGAGTCGCGGGGCCGAATCACTCGGCCACAACTGGCGTGGTTCCTGACTGCCTTCCTGACCGTCAAGCTCGAAGAGGACATCACCGACGCCGTCATCTTCGACGCCTTCAAACGCTGGTGGGGCAGCCTGGGGACAGACACCAGCGCTGAGGCTGGACTGAAGGAATTGCTGCGCTATGCCCGCGCCTACCAACGTCTGCTCCAGTCCTCGCCGGACACGCGCCTCGGGGTGTTGTACCGCCGCCTCAAGGTGATGGACATCAGCACCTTGACGCCCCTGCTCCTGTACCTGCTGACCGACGCTGGGCTGAATGAGGCTGGCCTGAACACGGTGCTGAACGATCTCGAATCCTATGTGGTGCGGCGCTTCGCCCTGGGCCTGGGCAGCAAGAACTACAACCTGCTGTTCGTCCGATTGCTCCGTGAACTCCGGCGGCTTCCCGAGGAAACGGACCTACGAACCTTTGTCCTCGCCTTCCTGTCCCGGGGCGAGGGCGACAGTGTCCGCTGGCCGACGGATCAGGAGTGGCGCTCGGCGCTGCTGACCCTGCCGATCTACAAGAAGGTGCGCCCCCGCGGCGTGGCGATGCTGCTGGAAGCCATCGACCTCCACCTGACGACGGGCAAGCAGGAAAAATTGCTGATCGCCGAGCCGCTGAGCGTAGAACATGTCCTGCCGCAGAAGTGGTCCCTCTGGCCTGCGCCTACCGCCCCAGAAGGCATCCTCGACACTGCCGCGTGGCGCAACACCCTGCTGCACACCCTCGGCAACCTCACGCTGACGACACAGAAGCTCAACACTGCGCTGTCCAACGGTCCCTACGCGAACAAGCGGGCGGAGCTGGCGAAGCAGAGCAGGCTCCGCCTCAACACCGTCTTCCAGACCCAGGAGCACTGGGACGAGGCGGTCATTCAGAAGCGCAGTCAGGCGCTGGCCGAGGACCTCCTGCACATCTGGCACGGTCCGGTCGGCCAGCCTGAAGAGGTGACGGTAGCGCCAACCTTTGAGCTGACCTCCGATGCATTCACCACCATCCAGAACCTCAGGAAGGACCTGGACAGGAATTCCATTCCCAGCTTCTGGGTGGGGACCAGCACGGCGGGCGAAGACCTGATCCTGTACAGCTACGACTGGGGCAGTCGCAGTGTCCGCTACCACGCTGAGGTGGTGGAAGACGAGGCTGGAGTGGAACTCCTGAAGCTCTCGCTGCGCGACACCTTCGCCGAATACGCGGCGCAGAAACCGTTCGTGAGGGTGGCCCTGGCCCAGCTCGCCCTCCCGGTTCAGCAGACCTTCGGGTCGGCGCGCACGCAGGTCACGCCCACGGAACTGAGCGTCTGGCTCCCGGACGGGACCGATGTGGCGACGCTCCGCCGGGCCCTCGAACGCCTGGTGTCGCTGACCCTGCCCCTGATGGAGCGCGCCGCTGCGCAGACCAGGACGCGGAGCGAGGCTGGTGCCGTCCTCGACGCAATGGTGGACGCCCTGCACCCAGACCTGCCAGACGGCTTCTACTTCATGGCCGCTGACATCGGTGCCGAGAAGAAGTGGCGGCGTCTGGCGAATGCAGCATGGCCGAACCAGCTGCATTACGAACTCGGGATGGCGGGCGACAAGGTGGTCCTTCACCTGCACGACGAACTGAAGATGGGAAGTGGCGAGAAAAGCCAGTTGGCCTCCATCTGGAAACCTCTGATCCACGCGACCCGCGAAGCCTTTCCAGCCTTGCTGGTCACCGGTGGAGAACGGGCCAGCGGAACGCGCTGGATCAACGTTCCGCTGGACGACGTGAGGGATAAGCAGACCCTTTGCGAGCGGATCCAGGCCTTCATCCACCTGACCCAGCCGACCATTGACGCTGCCTTTGAGTCGCGGGGCAACTCTGCTGCCCCCTCTCTTGGCCCTGAATCCTGACCTGACTCCTCCTGGATATGCCCGCGATGAAGCCATCCGTCTTCCGTCCCAGCCGATACCAGCAGGCCATCTTCGACTTCGTGCGGAGTGGCAGCGGCGACGGTGTGGTCCGCGCGGCGGCTGGGGCGGGCAAGACGACCACGCTGGTCGAGATTGCCCGGCTCCGGCTCCTTCCGGGGGACCTCGACGCCTGCTTCCTGGCCTTCAACAGACACACGGCGGGTGAACTCCGGGCCCGTCTGCCCGGGCATGTTCGCGCCGATACCGTTCACGCGCTGGGCAGGCGAAGTCTCCTGGCCCGCTTCCCCATCCTGAAGAGCCGGGAGCCGGAGGGGCGCAAATCGCGGCACCTCATACGCGAACGCCTCAAGCAGATGCGGGGGGAGTTCGTGGTGGCTGAACACAACTGGAGGGTGGCCGAGCGGTACCTGCAAGACCTGCTGCGCTTCGCCATGGCCAATCTCACTGACACGAAGCTCGAAGAGGAGGTCGCTGCGCTCGCCGTGCAGTACAACCTCGCGCCGCCTGAGGACCACGGCCTGGAGGTGCAGTGTCACCGGGAGGTCCAGCACATGCTGCGCCGCCGCCTGGAGCTGCTCAAGGCCCACCAGATCTACGGCTTTGAGGACATGCTCTACCTCCCGGCAGTTCTGAAACTGCCCGTACAGCAGTACGGTTTCGTCTTCGTGGACGAGGCGCAGGACCTCAGCGCCGTGCAGCTGGAAGTGGTGCTGCGGGCTGTAAAGCCTGGCGGGCGGCGGCTGTTCGTCAGGGACGAGCGGCAGGCCACCTACGGCTTCACGGGGGCGGATACCGATTCGCTGAGCCGGATCGTGGAGCGGACCGGCGCGAGTGTGCTGCCGCTGTCGATCACCTACCGCTGCCCGAAGTCGCACGTGGCCCTCGCGAAGCACCTGGCCCCGGAGATCGAAGCGGCTCCGGGCGCGCCGGAAGGCCAGGTGTTCGTCATCAAGGAAGCGTGGCTCTCCCGCTGGGTCAAGGCCGGTGACCTCGTGATTTGCCGCTACACCGCTCCACTGGTACGGCAGTGCCTGACCCTCATCCGCTGCAACATCCCTGTCGTGGTCCGGGGGATGGACATCGGCACGCAGTTGCAGGAGATCAGCCGTCACCTGTTCGCCCGGGGACTGGAGGGCTGGGAAGTGGCGCTGGAAGCCTACCGGATCACCGAGGAGGCCCGCATCCGGCGGTACGCCGCCACGGAGAACGACGCCGACAGGCAGGTGGCGCTCCGGATGGACCTGCTCACTTCGCTGAAGGTGCTGACGCGCGACGTGTACGAGCATGGCGGGCGGTACGTCGAAGAACTCTGCACCTTCCTGGCTGGATTCTTCAGCGACGAGGAGTCGCCCATCGTGTTCTCGACCATCCACAAGGCCAAGGGGCAGGAGGCCGACCGCGTGTTTCTCCTCTACCCGAAGACCATGCCCGCCGTGTACGCCCGCACGGCCACCGCTGCCCAGGGAGAAGCTTGCGTGCAGTTCGTGGCCTTGACGCGCGCCCGGCGCGCCTGGCCCGGGCCGAAGCAGACGGTGAGAAGACGAAAGACATCGCGCTGCTGCCCAAGCTGCGCGTTCACGATCTACGACACACCTTGGTCTCCATCATGGCGGCACGGAAGGAGCGCCTCGAAGTCATTGCCCAGTGGATCGGTGACAATCCGGTGACGGTGACTAAAGTCTACCTGCACGTGTTCAAGCAGGACACGGCCATGCCGACCCTCGGGCTCCTGAGCCGACCAGACGTATCCGAGACGACTGACGAAGCGCCAGAGCAGTCTCCCCTGCCCGAATGATCTCCTCACGCCCATCTCTGTCAGGCTTCTGTACAGGGCGCAATGAAAGAGTGTTTGGCACAATGGTCAGGTTCATCACGTTGAGTATCCCGGGGCATCATGCAGCCCACAGCTGAGCAGCGGCAGATCATCGAGCACACCGTGGGACACGCCCTGGTGTTCGCCGTGGCAGGGTCAGGCAAGACCACCACCATGGTCGAGCGCATTTTGAACTTGGTGCGGCATCAGCAGGTCCGCCCCAGGCGAATTCTGGCCTGCACCTTTTCGAGAGAAGCTGCGCGCACCATTGAGCAGCGGCTGGCACGGCACCCTGAAACCACTGGCGTCAAGGTGGCCACCCTGCATGCCCTGGCCTACACCATTCTTCAAGAAGCCAAGCAACTGGGGCTGACCAGGATTCAGCGTGGTGAAGACGGCTTCGCGCGAAAGCTGTTTCAGGAAGCTCGCCAGCAATTGATCAGCGAAGATGTCAACGACAAAAGCGCCTTCTACAACATCAAGTACGACGACTTTCAGACCTACATGTCCGTTCAGAAGGGTCACCTGCGCTTGCCTTACGTTCCGGGCGATCTCCCTACCTGGGCCCAACAGCTGATCGGTCTACCCGACCGTGGCATCGAACTGTACGCGGACCTCTACGCCCGGCATGATGCCCTGCGGCGGGAAGCAGACTGCATGGACTTCGACGATTCAATCGTCGAGGCCTGGCTCCTGATGGCCCGCTTTCCCGTCCTAAGTGACGCCATGAAAGGTCGGTGGGACTTCGTCCACGTCGATGAGTTCCAGGATGTCAACCTTGCACAGAGTGAAATGCTGCATCTCCTGGCCTCATCCTGCACCAGCTACATGGCCATCGGGGACGACGACCAGACGGTGTACCAGTGGCGCGGAGCCGACCCCCGGTTCATCCTCGATTTTGCGACGAGGTACCAGGCCCAGACCTTCACGCTGAGCACCAACTTCCGCTGTCCCATGGGTGTCATCGCTTTGGCAGACCAGGTCATCCAACACAACACGGTCCGCGCGCCCAAGCGCCTGCGGGCATCCCGTGGAGACAACGGTGTCCACCTGCACGGGCATGGTCCCGGCCAGGCCGCTCACGTGGCCATCCAGGTCATTCAGGAAGGGCGATCTCCTTCTGACATCGTCATCCTGGTCCGCACCTACGCCCAGACGGGGGAAATCGAGCAGGTCTTCCTCGAGCGGGAAGTGCCGTACCTCATGGTCGGTGCGGTCCCCTTTTACCAACGCCAGGAGGTGAGCGTGCTGCTGGCTTACCTGCGCCTGGCGCTTGCCGACCTGGACGTGCAGCGGGACGTGCCGTTGACCGCCAAGCAACGGGTAGAACTCCTCAAGGACTGGCAGATTGTGGCCAACGCTCCGAACCGCTTCCTGCGGACGCAGACCGTCCACGATCTGGGCCGTGAGCTGTGGCACAACGGGAAAACCCTCGCCCTCGCCTTGGAGGAACTGGCTCCCGGACTGCGTGGCAATGGGCGGGAGGTCCTCAAGCTCAGCGAAGCCCTGGCGATCCTGACCGATGACCTCGGGTTAGCCCAGGGCAAGGAAACGCTCCTCCAGTTTGCAGACACGATCGGTTACACCGAGCATCTCATCAAGACCGCGCCCACCCGGGAATTCGGTGAGGAGCGGTCTGGAAGTGTCCGTGCACTGGCGGAAATGGCGCAGGAACGCTCACTGGGTGAACTCGTGACGTTCATTACCCACCTGCGCACCCAGGGGCGGCACGTCGAGCGTCTGGCCGACGCTGAGGATGACGGGGTTGAGCGCGTGACGATCATGACGGCGTTCCGGGCCAAGGGGCTGGAGTGGCCGGTCGTCATCGTGCCGGACTGCAAGGCCGGGCTGTACAGGATCAGGGAAAGCGCGGATCAGGCCGCAGCGGAAGAGGAGCGCCGCGTGTTCTACGTCGCCCTCACACGTCCAAAGCAGGAGTTGCACCTCGTGGTCGACGGGCACGAACCCACCCCATTCCTCACGGTGGTCAAGCACGAGGCGCTCGTGCACGGCCACACCCGCCTGGTGCAACTGATGGCGCGCGATCCGGTGCACTGGAGCGCACGAGATACACTGGAGGCCAGCGAGCTCCTGCGCACCTACGGCCATGAGCAGTACGTGCAGCTGTGGCTGGACGGCGGTTACCGGGGAAAGCTCCTGCGCCGAATCGACGCACTGAGAGCTGCACTGGTAGGGCAACCGCAGCCCTATCATGGCCAAGCGGAGACGGTAGAGGCCCTGAGCCTGGAGCCTTACCGCCAGCATGGCGACCTCAAGCTCACATCGGGTGACGACTTCGACGCTTTCCAGGACCTCGAGGTGCTGGTGCGCGAGTTACACCAGCGGTACGCACCACCTGCTGTCAATTCCAGCGGGCAAACGGCAGGCCGCTCAACTGGGACAGCGCTTCGTCCCACCGACACCCGGGTAGGCATGGCTGTCAAGCACAAGCGCTTCGGAGAGGGGGTGGTCCTCGCCATGAAAGGTTCCGGTGACCGGACAGAGGTGGAAATTCGCTTCAACAACCTCGAAGCGACCAAGAAGATGCTCGTGGCTTATGCGAACCTCCAAGACGCCTCCTGAGCCGACACCACTGCCATTTCACTGAAGATGATCCCACCTGAGCAGGTCAAGGCCCTTCACAAGGACGCAGGGGTTCGGAAGGGTACTCCCGAACCTCTGCCTTTCTGAACGCCGTTAGCCACTGCTTATAGCAGGAGTTCCTCTTCGGAGGTCGGCTCCTGCTTCCAACTGTCGTCAAACGTGTAGGACGTGACCCGCTCGAAGGGGTTCTGAATCTCGTGCAGGACTGGCTCTGTGTCGAGGTTCTCGATCACGTACAGCCAGTAATGGGACTTCTCGCGTTTGGCCATACGGTACTGGTTAGCACTCAAGGCAACGCCCCGTTGCGCCCAGGGGCCGCTCATGGTCTTGAGTTCGATATACCGCACCACACCGTCCTGGTCAGCCGAAGTGATGTCGTAGCCTGCGCCGTAATCCTGGGAGACGTCCTCAGGACGGTGCCCGCGCCTCCATTCGTGTTCCATCACGTAGGCCATACCGCGCTGGTCCACCTCGCGGGCATGGGTTTCAGCCTCGTTCTCCTCAGGCCCCTCGTAGACGTAGGTGTAGTTTCGGAAACGTTGTTGCCGGGACGGCGAAGCTGCAGATCGGTGCCCAGCGTGAGGCCCCGCTTCCCCTTGAGGACGCGGCGAATGCTGAGATGGTCCTGAGCTGCCGGGGCGGGTAGCTTGAGCACCTTGAGAAGAGGTACTGGAAGCCTTTGCAGGACGCGATGTTTCCGTTGAGTTGGGCGTCTTTCCGCCAGTGGAGGCTGATGGGCGTGGAGGGCTGGCATGACCGGGAGTCGAGGATGCGGAGGTTGAGGAAGACGAGGAGTCTGCGGGCGTCGTCCGTTTCGCGGTTAGACTGCTCCCTTCCTGCGCAGCCTCTGCGGAGACTTCATCGATAGGATCCTCTTCCTCTTCTGAACCGCTGTCTTCCACCGTCGCTGTCGAAGCACTGGCAATTTCCACAGGGATATACTCTTCCGGGAGTTCTATCATGCCGAATTCGGTCAGGTAGTCTTGGGCCTGATCAAGGGATTTAGACCAAATGCTATCTAATGTTATTTTGTCCGCCGGATCCAACAATCCTAAAACTTCCGCCAGAACATCAACCGTGTGCTTTTGCTTAAGGTCGCGTACGTACAAACGTTGTGCCTCTGCGTCTGCCGCATAGCTCAGCAGGCATTGGCCTGAAATACGGAAGCCGACCAACTCAACTCTGGCGGGAATGCTGTCACAACGGAAGAATTGAAATCCAAGGATGTGATCCCGCAACTCATTAGACCTCTTGCGAAAGTCGTAGGCTAAGCTGGGAGGGTGGAGCG
Encoded here:
- a CDS encoding ATP-dependent helicase, which produces MQPTAEQRQIIEHTVGHALVFAVAGSGKTTTMVERILNLVRHQQVRPRRILACTFSREAARTIEQRLARHPETTGVKVATLHALAYTILQEAKQLGLTRIQRGEDGFARKLFQEARQQLISEDVNDKSAFYNIKYDDFQTYMSVQKGHLRLPYVPGDLPTWAQQLIGLPDRGIELYADLYARHDALRREADCMDFDDSIVEAWLLMARFPVLSDAMKGRWDFVHVDEFQDVNLAQSEMLHLLASSCTSYMAIGDDDQTVYQWRGADPRFILDFATRYQAQTFTLSTNFRCPMGVIALADQVIQHNTVRAPKRLRASRGDNGVHLHGHGPGQAAHVAIQVIQEGRSPSDIVILVRTYAQTGEIEQVFLEREVPYLMVGAVPFYQRQEVSVLLAYLRLALADLDVQRDVPLTAKQRVELLKDWQIVANAPNRFLRTQTVHDLGRELWHNGKTLALALEELAPGLRGNGREVLKLSEALAILTDDLGLAQGKETLLQFADTIGYTEHLIKTAPTREFGEERSGSVRALAEMAQERSLGELVTFITHLRTQGRHVERLADAEDDGVERVTIMTAFRAKGLEWPVVIVPDCKAGLYRIRESADQAAAEEERRVFYVALTRPKQELHLVVDGHEPTPFLTVVKHEALVHGHTRLVQLMARDPVHWSARDTLEASELLRTYGHEQYVQLWLDGGYRGKLLRRIDALRAALVGQPQPYHGQAETVEALSLEPYRQHGDLKLTSGDDFDAFQDLEVLVRELHQRYAPPAVNSSGQTAGRSTGTALRPTDTRVGMAVKHKRFGEGVVLAMKGSGDRTEVEIRFNNLEATKKMLVAYANLQDAS
- a CDS encoding UvrD-helicase domain-containing protein, producing MKPSVFRPSRYQQAIFDFVRSGSGDGVVRAAAGAGKTTTLVEIARLRLLPGDLDACFLAFNRHTAGELRARLPGHVRADTVHALGRRSLLARFPILKSREPEGRKSRHLIRERLKQMRGEFVVAEHNWRVAERYLQDLLRFAMANLTDTKLEEEVAALAVQYNLAPPEDHGLEVQCHREVQHMLRRRLELLKAHQIYGFEDMLYLPAVLKLPVQQYGFVFVDEAQDLSAVQLEVVLRAVKPGGRRLFVRDERQATYGFTGADTDSLSRIVERTGASVLPLSITYRCPKSHVALAKHLAPEIEAAPGAPEGQVFVIKEAWLSRWVKAGDLVICRYTAPLVRQCLTLIRCNIPVVVRGMDIGTQLQEISRHLFARGLEGWEVALEAYRITEEARIRRYAATENDADRQVALRMDLLTSLKVLTRDVYEHGGRYVEELCTFLAGFFSDEESPIVFSTIHKAKGQEADRVFLLYPKTMPAVYARTATAAQGEACVQFVALTRARRAWPGPKQTVRRRKTSRCCPSCAFTIYDTPWSPSWRHGRSASKSLPSGSVTIR
- a CDS encoding DUF262 domain-containing protein — protein: MRPDKRGVLELFERPQRYVIPLYQRRYVWTEEKQWEPLWGDIRHRAEAELERRGRVKPHFLGAVVLAGVRTFGRELQAFDVIDGQQRLTTFQLFLAAFRDVAKELGIHALERELERVTVNDGSLSHDLERYKVWPTRFDQPGFRRVLDHASEEAIEQEVRAAQQDFRFVPNTLAAYTYFLGELRTWLEEDPAQRGEALFTALRRYLQVVTIELEDDDDPQVIFETLNARGEPLQPADLVRNHIFSDASRRGENVHTLFEHYWAPFDEDGSLWRTDESRGRITRPQLAWFLTAFLTVKLEEDITDAVIFDAFKRWWGSLGTDTSAEAGLKELLRYARAYQRLLQSSPDTRLGVLYRRLKVMDISTLTPLLLYLLTDAGLNEAGLNTVLNDLESYVVRRFALGLGSKNYNLLFVRLLRELRRLPEETDLRTFVLAFLSRGEGDSVRWPTDQEWRSALLTLPIYKKVRPRGVAMLLEAIDLHLTTGKQEKLLIAEPLSVEHVLPQKWSLWPAPTAPEGILDTAAWRNTLLHTLGNLTLTTQKLNTALSNGPYANKRAELAKQSRLRLNTVFQTQEHWDEAVIQKRSQALAEDLLHIWHGPVGQPEEVTVAPTFELTSDAFTTIQNLRKDLDRNSIPSFWVGTSTAGEDLILYSYDWGSRSVRYHAEVVEDEAGVELLKLSLRDTFAEYAAQKPFVRVALAQLALPVQQTFGSARTQVTPTELSVWLPDGTDVATLRRALERLVSLTLPLMERAAAQTRTRSEAGAVLDAMVDALHPDLPDGFYFMAADIGAEKKWRRLANAAWPNQLHYELGMAGDKVVLHLHDELKMGSGEKSQLASIWKPLIHATREAFPALLVTGGERASGTRWINVPLDDVRDKQTLCERIQAFIHLTQPTIDAAFESRGNSAAPSLGPES
- a CDS encoding DUF3883 domain-containing protein; translated protein: MRDHILGFQFFRCDSIPARVELVGFRISGQCLLSYAADAEAQRLYVRDLKQKHTVDVLAEVLGLLDPADKITLDSIWSKSLDQAQDYLTEFGMIELPEEYIPVEIASASTATVEDSGSEEEEDPIDEVSAEAAQEGSSLTAKRTTPADSSSSSTSASSTPGHASPPRPSASTGGKTPNSTETSRPAKASSTSSQGAQATRPGSSGPSQHSPRPQGEAGPHAGHRSAASPSRQQRFRNYTYVYEGPEENEAETHAREVDQRGMAYVMEHEWRRGHRPEDVSQDYGAGYDITSADQDGVVRYIELKTMSGPWAQRGVALSANQYRMAKREKSHYWLYVIENLDTEPVLHEIQNPFERVTSYTFDDSWKQEPTSEEELLL